In Plectropomus leopardus isolate mb unplaced genomic scaffold, YSFRI_Pleo_2.0 unplaced_scaffold18998, whole genome shotgun sequence, a genomic segment contains:
- the LOC121965199 gene encoding ladderlectin-like — translation PEKQMVPVQQNKTEEKRGELLSQAAGRMTRWQYAGITPPPYYYNGENGCPSSWHHYGSRCFVFINSPMAWIDAEKHCWPYGANLASIQDQWEFNYIQEAVIDRGYYGQAWIGGTDAVR, via the exons AGCCAGAGAAGCAGATGGTCCCTGTTCAGCAAAACAAGACTGAAG AAAAGCGAGGGGAGCTGCTCTCTCAGGCAGCGGGGAGGATGACTAGATGGCAATATGCAGGAATCACCCCGCCTCCATACTACTACAACGGGGAGAACGGCTGTCCGTCCAGCTGGCACCACTATGGGTCTCGATGTTTTGTCTTCATTAACAGCCCGATGGCCTGGATAGATGCTGAG AAACACTGTTGGCCCTATGGTGCCAATCTCGCATCCATCCAAGACCAGTGGGAGTTCAATTACATCCAGGAAGCTGTAATAGACAGAGGATATTACGGACAGGCCTGGATCGGTGGCACTGATGCAGTTCGG